Below is a window of Ornithodoros turicata isolate Travis chromosome 7, ASM3712646v1, whole genome shotgun sequence DNA.
TAATCAGGCAGGGATATTGAGATTTAAGCATGATATGGGCTACCTGCTGCTAAACGGTGGTCGTAAGGGATTGAGTAGAGTGAAGTCGAGTGTTATTAGGGCCGTCTTCGaaatcagtttcggtttcggatcGCTATACGCTCCCAAGCTCCCAAGAGTTGTGACCGCGAAGCTGAACGCATAGGTTAAAGTGGgacatgaaaaagaaaataagaaaagtaAAGTAAGTAAGTGACATCAAGGGAGCGGGTAACAGCCATAGGAAGGGAAAACAAAAGAACTTTCTTCCTCTTGAGAATGACATATAAATGACATACAAAACATTATTTAAACTAAAAAGCGTGGTCTGATGCAGTGATCTGGTTCAAGTGcaggttcttcacctgttcatggacttcctgttgtccactggattgctccagacgctttaatttTTTggtcgtattttcatccttcctttaTCATCTTCATACGATGTTCCATgcgcaatggggtagggtaccgcaccaccgcggtgaaacaccacctcatcgtcatcatctattgttgttgttgttgtggttcaATTAAGCTATATTACAAATTTGAATTGAAATGATGGTGAACCATATATGCTGAAAGCAAAACCCCCAATACCAGTGTCCGCTTTGAATGTCCAATAAACCCTCTGTTCTTGCAGCACGTCAATACCACATGGAATTCAGTAGAAGAAATTTCCCTGCTCTTCATTAAATGTCGCAAGATGAGGTGCCCGGAGGCAATGGATGGTGACACCAGCAATTTTAAGGTATACACAACATAGTTCTTCTGCAGCACTTCGTATACGAAGCCTTAGTATTGATAAGGAATGATCATTAATCGCACAATCTTGCGCGTGCTACTTTAAGGGAGCAGAGGGATCCTGACATGGTGGTAGCTCGGATGGGGCAAGAGGTAGAGGAGTTGTGATGGGGCCACACCACAGAGGCCATCTGATGATGGGGACCAATCCAAATGCCCTCATCCTTGACAGTGAGAATCCCCCCGTGTCAGGCTTCCATGTCAGGGCAGCCACGTTGGATGCAGCCATCAACTTCCTCATCAAGTGCTTCCGTGAGTTCCTTTTGCTTTCTGTTGGTCACCCTACCATTGGTATGAGCGTGAGCTAAGGTTTTGCTACAAACATTCCGTGGTGCATCTAATATGCATGATCATTACAAATGAATCGTACAGTTTTGATGCAAACGAAAATGGGAATAAATGAGTGATAGATAAAATGGCAAAAAGGCAGATGAGCTCGGTGGTTGCAGCAATCCATTACTAGGACCCTGAGATTGAGGAAGTGTgtcataagtgtcataaaaagggGTAAGCTTTGTAAATACTGCAACATTTTTAAAATCTTTCCCGCAGCCTAACTGACAAAGTATTGACAGAATGTACTTGTTCGGCCTTACAAACATAAACTACTCATCTTTATGCCATTACACTCTTGCGTCTTTCCACCTGTTCTTGTATACGCTCGTATCGTCACCCCCTGCATTTGTGTGCAGACGTTCACTGACCGCATGACGACGTGAGTCACGGTTcattgatgttgatgttgatgaaaaaaataatagggagagattgaatttgTCACATGACAAATTCGGCTGCTCCCCGAATGACTCACTGTTGATTGTTTTTGCGTTGTTGATTGCTTCATTGAGAATTAGCTAATAGGATCTGTTTAAAACTATGTGTATGTCTACTCCAATTCCCTTTTTTACCTGTTTCTTATCAGATCCACAGTGTTTTGCACCCTAAATCAGAATACTGTATAACACTGTACGCTCCACTTGATTACAAATGCCATGACACTTTACATCATGTCCACCACATCTTGATTAGGTCCCAAGGGCACCATGGATATCTATTATAACTCTATACTAACTTTATAGCTCTATCTCTGCATTTGGAGTAAGAAGAACACAAAATGCAGTCTGTCAACCATAACAGAGTTATAGTGCCGGATAAATTATAGTGCTGCGCCACAGGCTGCTGTACGTAGTTTTGGTGTTGGCACACTAGTTGCTGTAACGTAAAGTGATGCAACCAGCCACTACAGCCAGTAGGAACATGCATAGGGTGAGGCTTATGTTGAATTCCAGTGGCAAATTTGGAGCGCTTCCCCGACTCCACGGGGGAGTGCCACGCTCCGGCCAAGGGTACACGATCTGTACCTGTGATTGGAACATTCGTGCACCCGTCGGTGTTGCTCCATGGAGCCACCTTGCCCCCCCCGAGTCTTCTAATCTGTCAGTAGAACAGGATTGCTCCAGACAGAGCAGCCAGACTTGCTCCGGAAGTGCTCCCAACCCGCcgttggaattcaacattaagCGTACCGTTCTTAGGCTGAACACGACTATAACTGTACCGTTCGAATGCGGGTTATAATATGGAACAATGTTTATATGAGCGATTGAGTAGGTGAGGTGTTAAAAACATGCAGTGTACAATAACAGTGTGCTGATGTTGTTGCACGTTCATTTATTTTGTCGCCTCATTGGAGTAACATAGCGTAATTCCTGATTTAGGTACAGTCGCACTGGTTTCACTGTGAATGGTATTTATTGCCGTTTCAGTTCCTATCGGTGGTCTGGAAGATGAGGAAAACCGATTTCCATACATTTTCCTCCTCATGCACGAGTGGTTTGTAACAACCCAGAAACTGGCTCTGTGCCTCATCGACCAGTATCCTTTCCACAAACCTGCTGTTGTGTTCTCATGTATACAGGCTCTATAGCGAGATTTTCTAGAATTTTCAGTTTTTATCGATTATGGTTCTTGAAAATCAATTTTGTTGAAAACTTACCTCGAGAGTGCAGCATGTTTGTACATTGCATACATACTGGAATTAACTTTGTGCTACTGCCTGGTGAAACAGGAAGGCAGAGACATTTTGTGAATGTTTCTTGTTTATGAAGCCTGCGATGGCATTCCTTGGTTTTTCAAAGAAGAGTTTAAGCAAGTCTGTGCTCAAGGATATTCTTGTGTGGTTCTAggaaattaataataataataataaaaaaaaaaacaactgctAGATACGCCAACAAATTACATATGATCACCATGGTTAGCACTTGGGCACACTGTGCTATGCAATCCTTGCTTCCTCAGCCATGCCTTCAAAGATATGTGACCAGCAATACTCAGCACCGATGCCTGCTACCCTGTGTACATACGCTGCAGCATTCCACTCACTGTCCTGTGTATAAGCACAAGGCACAAGTGTGCCAAGTATTCAGGTCGGTCATTGTACTGCATTTCGTTGCCACTCACTGTTTTATTGTTATACGTCTGCATTGTTGCATTCGCAGGTACTGGATCTGCAAGTTTCCACAGCACTTTGATGGAGATGAAGTGTCTGTGCTCCTGGGAGCCTTTCAAAAAAGGTTACGACAGGAAGGCCATGCGGTGCTTGCAGACCTTGTAGACCTTTCCAGGATTCCTCAAAGAGACTGGGCCCGGTGTGTGTCTGTACGACACCCACTGGCAAAGCACACTCGCAAGGTGTCCCTCGTCTTTGATCATCTGGAGCCTCGCGAACTGGCTGACCACCTCACCTATCTCGAACACAGGGTCATGCGGCGTATTACAGTAAGCACTTCGTCTTATAGAGGCCTTAGATGTGGACATCTTATGCGTGGATTGCAGTGGACTTGATCACCAGAGCTCGAGCACCATGACGAAATGTGTAGATAGCTGTTTTTTTTGTAATAATTTGATGCAAGCAAcatcattgaaaaaaaaaaaaaaaaagaagaagaaagattTGAGACATTTCCAAACGTTAAGATTGACAAGTATAAGCATAGTCTTCATTAAAGGATGAACTGAACCCATATGTACCCAGTTCAGTAACAGTATGGATACCATTAACATATTTCATAGACTTCAGacttttcatgttttttttcaTAATCCGCTGCATAACTCAAGTTACCAAGTCATTGCTGTTCAATGCATAAAATTTTATTCTTCTCTCAGCATAATTAGAGTAATTAATTTAAAGTCCTCTACAATATCTTTGCAAGTTACTCTTTTTACTGTGAATATGTGTCCTTACATGGTAAAGATTAAGGGATGAATTTCCAATTCATTCACCTAGTTCCTGGATTTCAAGCAGTACGCAGAGCAGGGCACACTAGCAAACAATCCCCGCCTGGAGCGTTCCATATCGCAGTTCAATGGTCTCTCACAGTGGACCCAGTGCATGGTGCTGTCCCGATCGCTACCGCAACAACGGGCTGATGTTGTTACCAAGTTTGTTGATGTAGCCAAGGTGAGGATTGTACTTTGTCACCAGCAACACAGTAATTTAcctctggaaacttttgccggaGTAGCTGTCTCTTATCGAAAACCAGTACTACGCAGTGAACTTACGTGCTCGGTTACGCGACGCATTTTTAGAACCTTCTGGAGCTACAGAACTACAGCTCCTTGATGGCTGTAGTTGGGGGCCTCAATCACAGTGCTCTAGCACGCTTGTCCCAAACAACTTCCTGCCTCACTGGGGAGACCCGGCGCACCCTAGCCCAGTTTGCGGCCTTGCTTTCATCGACAGTCAACTTCAGCAACTACCGCAAAGCCCTTGCCGAAGCACGAGGTTTCCGAATTCCCATTCTGTAAGTATTCCCTGTTTATtcagcacaacaacaacaactttattgtgagatgatgaatggggagtttcatcgccaggggcgatgctctaccccactgctggtggtgatgcggggaatgaaataatgagacccttcacaataaggatagaagtcctattgtgtccaaaaaggtgaagagagctttgagggcagagcgttggtgggctgaatgtggccagggaccaagcaattt
It encodes the following:
- the LOC135401284 gene encoding ras guanyl-releasing protein 3-like isoform X1, whose product is MGPHHRGHLMMGTNPNALILDSENPPVSGFHVRAATLDAAINFLIKCFLPIGGLEDEENRFPYIFLLMHEWFVTTQKLALCLIDQYVTSNTQHRCLLPCVHTLQHSTHCPVYKHKAQVCQVFRYWICKFPQHFDGDEVSVLLGAFQKRLRQEGHAVLADLVDLSRIPQRDWARCVSVRHPLAKHTRKVSLVFDHLEPRELADHLTYLEHRVMRRITFLDFKQYAEQGTLANNPRLERSISQFNGLSQWTQCMVLSRSLPQQRADVVTKFVDVAKNLLELQNYSSLMAVVGGLNHSALARLSQTTSCLTGETRRTLAQFAALLSSTVNFSNYRKALAEARGFRIPILGVHMKDLICVHVALPDTVDDMVNLRKMAQLSHIFQELWELQNSPPPLDVSMDLINTLKLSLDTAYTEDEIFELSLTREPKAPMVSPSRPLAADFASKVPEGTDLAMVEKQICDMVEEVFHEYDTDRDGYLSQGDVEAVVGRFSALRGLVPPEDSSRPLLSRQDIRRFLLRSNWALFRHDFHETTYFRPTFCIHCTGLLWGLIKQGFKCRKCGINAHKHCREQVLAECRALQQQQGPIRSSSFSSTAVTSTTSSPDWNAGRMGRYQQPPTRRFKQSRSESESAPLVRRATDTKWRSEDGDSAPANSYSHSVSNV
- the LOC135401284 gene encoding ras guanyl-releasing protein 3-like isoform X2, with protein sequence MGPHHRGHLMMGTNPNALILDSENPPVSGFHVRAATLDAAINFLIKCFLPIGGLEDEENRFPYIFLLMHEWFVTTQKLALCLIDQYVTSNTQHRCLLPCVHTLQHSTHCPVYKHKAQVCQVFRYWICKFPQHFDGDEVSVLLGAFQKRLRQEGHAVLADLVDLSRIPQRDWARCVSVRHPLAKHTRKVSLVFDHLEPRELADHLTYLEHRVMRRITFLDFKQYAEQGTLANNPRLERSISQFNGLSQWTQCMVLSRSLPQQRADVVTKFVDVAKNLLELQNYSSLMAVVGGLNHSALARLSQTTSCLTGETRRTLAQFAALLSSTVNFSNYRKALAEARGFRIPILGVHMKDLICVHVALPDTVDDMVNLRKMAQLSHIFQELWELQNSPPPLDVSMDLINTLKLSLDTAYTEDEIFELSLTREPKAPMVSPSRPLAADFASKVPEGTDLAMVEKQICDMVEEVFHEYDTDRDGYLSQGDVEAVVGRFSALRGLVPPEDSSRPLLSRQDIRRFLLRSNWALFRHDFHETTYFRPTFCIHCTGLLWGLIKQGFKCRKCGINAHKHCREQVLAECRALQQQQGPIRSSSFSSTDWNAGRMGRYQQPPTRRFKQSRSESESAPLVRRATDTKWRSEDGDSAPANSYSHSVSNV